A region of Cheilinus undulatus linkage group 10, ASM1832078v1, whole genome shotgun sequence DNA encodes the following proteins:
- the LOC121516624 gene encoding C-X-C motif chemokine 6-like, which yields MSSILKVFLLLAVMICISKAQLHESGQQCLCRRVRRGINPRSGVKDIQIYSATIFCEKVEIIVTDNQGLRYCLNPEVQLKNVQKLLTKIMAKRNKATTVSTASTTSNVNTASL from the exons ATGTCCAGCATCCTCAAAGTGTTTCTGCTCCTGGCTGTCATGATCTGCATCTCTAAAGCCCAGC tCCATGAGTCCGGACAGCAGTGCCTGTGTCGACGAGTCAGGAGAGGAATCAATCCCCGTTCTGGTGTCAAGGACATTCAGATTTACTCTGCAACCATCTTCTGTGAAAAAGTGGAGATTAT TGTCACCGACAACCAGGGCCTTCGTTACTGCCTGAACCCAGAAGTCCAGttgaaaaatgtgcagaaactCCTGACTAAAATCAT GGCCAAAAGGAACAAGGCCACCACTGTCAGCACCGCCAGCACCACCAGCAACGTCAACACTGCCTCTCTGTAA
- the si:dkeyp-72g9.4 gene encoding uncharacterized protein si:dkeyp-72g9.4, translating to MRPRSRLLSKRRLVLPTIREGSEEAVKDLNEANSLIISSQCQAVTSEDYLLSICHLAHPTFPSRDVSPYSASPQQLDTVHQRLQPSRISVTTSSTFQSDPEEEAHDIQQKEQNQELRFVKSDPLEYLYGHQSNLSGGGRRAFMEARFARNHGSVWEGHPRARAHSIPRSSSPDVSRQRKSSCPELHSGTNTLIPNISPKHRSSSKRGSPADRGEAEGERQTPNIKQSLLSQWISDCRAAWREARARACMLPAIAEI from the coding sequence ATGCGACCGAGATCCAGACTGCTGTCCAAGAGAAGGCTGGTGCTGCCCACCATCAGAGAGGGCTCAGAGGAGGCGGTGAAGGATTTGAACGAGGCCAACTCGCTCATCATCTCCAGCCAGTGCCAGGCTGTCACCTCAGAGGACTACCTCCTCTCCATCTGCCACCTGGCACACCCCACCTTCCCCAGCAGGGATGTGTCCCCCTACAGTGCCTCCCCACAGCAGCTGGACACCGTGCACCAGAGGCTGCAGCCGTCCCGGATCAGTGTAACAACATCAAGCACCTTTCAATCAGACCCAGAAGAGGAGGCACATGACATCCAGCAAAAAGAACAGAACCAGGAGCTGAGGTTTGTAAAATCTGACCCTCTGGAGTATCTTTACGGGCACCAGAGCAACCTCTCAGGAGGTGGGAGGAGGGCTTTTATGGAGGCAAGGTTTGCAAGGAATCATGGTAGTGTTTGGGAGGGCCATCCTCGTGCCAGAGCTCACAGCATCCCCCGTTCTTCAAGTCCAGACGTATCTCGCCAACGCAAGAGCAGCTGCCCAGAGCTGCACAGCGGCACTAACACTCTTATCCCAAACATCTCCCCAAAACACAGGAGCTCATCCAAGAGAGGGAGTCCGGCAGACAGAGGGGAGGCAGAGGGGGAGAGGCAGACCCCCAACATCAAACAGTCTCTGCTCTCACAGTGGATCTCTGACTGCAGGGCAGCATGGAGGGAGGCACGAGCTCGGGCCTGCATGCTGCCTGCCATTGCTGAGATTTAG